Genomic segment of Methanobrevibacter sp.:
ATTGAAGTTAAAGAGACTGTTGAATTGCCTTTAACTGAACCTGAATTATTTGAAAAGGTAGGTATTGAACCGCCAAAAGGTATATTGTTATATGGTCCTCCTGGAACAGGTAAGACTTTACTTGCAAAGGCGGTGGCTAATGAAACCAATGCAACATTCATTAAGATTGTAGCATCCGAATTTGTTAAAAAATACATCGGTGAAGGTGCAAGGCTTGTTCGTGAAGTATTTGAACTTGCAAAAGAGAAGGCACCTGCAATAATATTCATTGATGAGCTTGATGCTGTTGCCGCCAAAAGGCTTAAAAGTTCAACCAGTGGGGACAGGGAAGTTCAAAGAACATTGATGCAGCTTTTAGCAGAACTTGATGGATTTGAATCAAGAGGGGATATAGGCATTATCGGCGCAACCAATAGGCCGGATATCTTGGACCCTGCTTTATTGCGTCCGGGTCGTTTTGACAGATTCATTGAAGTACCTCTTCCAAATATTGATGGAAGAAAAGAGATTCTCAAAATCCATACCAAAAACATGTCTTTGGATGATGAAGCGGATTTGGACTTGCTTGCCGAGTTGACCGATGAATTATCCGGGGCTGATTTGAAGGCCGTATGTACTGAAGCAGGTATGTTTGCTATTCGTGAAAAACGTGATAAGATTACTGTCGCCGACTTTATGGATGCAATCGATAAGGTAATGAGTAAAACAAAAGAAGAAGAAATATTTAACTCAGAAGCGGGAGTAATGTTTGGATAGGATACATTACTATTATTAGAATAAGCCAATGATGAACCCTATGAGCTCTGATATGTGATGAATGATGGGCGAGCTGAGGCTTATTTTTAAACATCATGAAAAAATTTATTTAAAAGTAATTCTAATGGTATAATTATGTTGTTCAGTAAAAATGA
This window contains:
- a CDS encoding proteasome-activating nucleotidase codes for the protein MNDFDDLENSSKEQLIEKVESLQDEIDSLREEKSKAKSNLMWKVRKLEKDKVLIENEKIRLERETKSLRSEVDRFRSPPLVLATITEVLDDNRMTVKSSTGPSFLVNYSKFLDEKLLVPGSRVALNQQTFGIVEILPSEKDANVSGMEIETKPDITYDKIGGLEEQIIEVKETVELPLTEPELFEKVGIEPPKGILLYGPPGTGKTLLAKAVANETNATFIKIVASEFVKKYIGEGARLVREVFELAKEKAPAIIFIDELDAVAAKRLKSSTSGDREVQRTLMQLLAELDGFESRGDIGIIGATNRPDILDPALLRPGRFDRFIEVPLPNIDGRKEILKIHTKNMSLDDEADLDLLAELTDELSGADLKAVCTEAGMFAIREKRDKITVADFMDAIDKVMSKTKEEEIFNSEAGVMFG